One genomic window of Cricetulus griseus strain 17A/GY chromosome 3, alternate assembly CriGri-PICRH-1.0, whole genome shotgun sequence includes the following:
- the LOC118238512 gene encoding uncharacterized protein LOC118238512 has protein sequence MGWVVGSRPRTVTTTSCVGGRCYSLTPASVFQDVNGCAFFSVLCLTASSPKSFPPPGSSSLSCLGPDSSSPRSPWPALASGPHNRKRVTLLPPFLSDQAQRVHALGAFYLFCQATGPADVRFIWEKNRHALEMCVPVQTHMLPDGTAHALSWLRDTIQETTEYSCSVLSSAGNQTSKVQMTVMRHEAFQQEKWSQELAAWRAVAGEHDRLMQGWRKAWESCKDTF, from the exons ATGGGTTGGGTAGTGGGCTCCCGGCCCCGGACAGTGACCACAACGTCCTGTGTAGGCGGCCGCTGCTACAGCCTGACTCCTGCCAGTGTCTTTCAGGATGTTAATGGGTG TGccttcttttctgtcctctgtctcacAGCCTCATCTCCTAAGTCCTTCCCTCCTCCTGGCTCCTCCTCTCTATCCTGTCTGGGCCCTGACTCGTCTTCTCCCAGAAGCCCTTGGCCAGCCTTGGCCTCAGGGCCCCACAACCGTAAGCGGGTTACTTTGCTGCCACCCTTCCTGAGTGACCAGGCACAGCGGGTGCACGCGCTGGGAGCCTTCTACCTCTTCTGCCAGGCCACAG GTCCAGCAGACGTCCGCTTCATCTGGGAGAAGAACAGACATGCCCTGGAGATGTGTGTACCCGTGCAAACCCACATGCTGCCTGATGGCACGGCCCATGCGCTCAGCTGGCTTCGGGATACCATCCAAGAAACCACCGAGTACAGCTGCTCTGTCCTCTCCTCAGCAGGGAACCAGACCTCAAAGGTTCAAATGACTGTGATGAGACATG AGGCTTTCCAGCAGGAGAAGTGGAGCCAGGAGCTCGCTGCATGGCGTGCTGTGGCTGGGGAGCATGACCGACTGATGCAGGGCTGGAGGAAGGCATGG gaaagcTGCAAGGATACCTTCTAG